ACGACACTACTGCGGAAAGGGGCTGGAAGTTTGTGTTCCCAACAAACCAATACAGAGCCCATTTCAAATTGCAGAGGGTGTACTTGAGAGCTTTGGTCCAATTCTCCTGCTTATTGAAGCTTTGAGTGATCGAATAGGTTTCCACTTTGTCATTCTCAATCCTGCACATCAATAAGTCCAAGACGGATAATGGAATCACGACCGAAGTCTATCCTCTTTCCTAATAGAAAAGAATAATTATACACAGTAATAAGTATGTGGATAACAATGCAGATGAAAAACTCGTCAGACCATTTACAACTTATGCCAGTGTTGTATACGTCATATGCTTTAAAATGGTTGAAGGGGTAAACAAGATAAAAGTTATGGTCATAGATGCAAAAATTGCATCATTTATGAAAAATGAAATATGAAGGAGAGACGAAAAAAGCTTGTACATGATATAACATATTACCGATACATATTGCATAACTTACTTGTAGGGCAATTTAAAGCGTTTTTCAGGTGGTATGTTGTTTTCTTGGTCCTTGGAATTCGCAAATTCAGCAAAGTCCTTGAGGCATGTCAAGAACAatgtcattgctttgtcataTCGAGTGCTCCAGAACAAGTTCACCGGACCAAACCTAATAAATACTCAAGTTAAACAAAACATCCAACAAAATGGAGAGCGTATCTTGATAGTCTAAATTTCAGTACATATGTACTTACAGAGATTCTTCCCCCGACTAGACATCTACATTTCTACATTAGAAACAGATACAAACATTGGCTATGCATTTATGATCACCTAACCAAGCGACTCGACATTTGGGTGATTCCAATTAAATAGTACATTGAAATCTCTACTTCATGCACCATATACTGCTATACCAGGGGGATCTAATAAGTTTGTTTATTACAATACTGAGATTAGATGAAATTAAAATAAGGCAGCGTTCCAAAAAAGTCATCAACCTCGGAGCACTTTTATCCCTTGTATTTTTATCTGTTTGGAATGCAGGATCactttttggagtgctaataacagttccttAAAATAAGAAGACAATAAAATAGTGAAAAAATTTATAGGCACAGTCTATACTTACAGCTCATAAGTATTGTTATTGTTGTCCATAATCCGAGGGTAGCTGCCCATAGGAAGTATTTTTATTCGATACTGAAACTTTGGCCGGAAATACTGACACATTGTATGGAGAAGAAGGCAGGCTTGACCCCATGCAGCATTTATCTCATCCCACTCAACCTAGATGTTTTCACAACATGGTAAACATCAATATCAGAGCCTATTTTCTGTCTCAAGGGTGGAAGTGAAAATTCAATTAACTGGTCCTAAGACAAACTCAAAAGAGAAGGAAATGCATGTTTGGCTTTCTAACCGGAATTTTAGGAAGTCGTCCAAGTCGAAAATTGTTAATGGTACCAAATTCTCCATCATGCCAAATAGGAAAGGCATCATTGAGCACATTAGTTCGTTTCAACAACTCCAAGTGTGCTTGTGAAACTTCTATCTTGGCCAAAATTGCATCTCTTTCTTCCTGttaaccaaaaataaatttcaTAGACACAAACGACAATATATCCACAGGGCACCAAGGGAACAATGTTTTCTTCCAACTTGCTTACACTTTATCccaagaaaattatgaaaagaggtatcatcaatcCATATAAAGTGGGGAAAAAGATGACTCATAAATGATATATCCGATTAGGGGTTCACCACATTAAATTTAAATGATTCCAGAGCATGATTGTTTTACTTCTACGAACATATCTATTCACAAGTTAGATATCAAGCAGAATACATGTGCACTATGTATGcaactcttttcttttataagtaAGACAAAAACTAATGGCGATGAACCTATATAGAATTAACATAAGCTACATTACGAAGAGTTGAAGACAAACAACAGCCAGACATATCGACACAAAGTCAGAAATACAGAGCAAATGTACTTCCTAAAAGTTTGTAATGCAAAAGCTGGAGAAGCAGAGGAAGTAATTGAGAAGAAGTCGCACACCTgatttgaaattaattgaaACTGAAAATTATTGAACTCGTGCCAGTACCTGACACATGTTAAGAATAAGCAATCAGCATTTCCCAGGTTTACATATAGAAGGTGAGTATAATAGATAAAATCTGATACGCACTGATGCACACTTGATATTTTATCAGGAAGTATACCAACAAAATCAACAAACAGCATGAGGATAAGAAATTTACCGCTCCTCCAACTCCTTAAATCTGCTAGATTTTAACTCAAGTTCCTTCAGTTCATTATTTACTTCTGCATTCTGTTTCTCCATCTCTTCAATTGCCGCTTCaagttttctctcttcttcctcaatCTTAAATAGCATAAAAAGATGATCAGTGAGCATTAGACTTCACTTTGGACAATTATGATACAAAATAAGCTGATATGAAACCAAACATAtttttgaaggttttttttttttttttttttttttttttaataaaaaaagaaagttttGATATCGGTCAATTGCTGCAGGATTGTAGGCAAGCTAATATCCTGGccttaaattaaacataaataaataaaaaccttcACAAATATGTAAAGTTCCAATTAGTATAAACCATTGCAAGCCTAAGATTGTTCCAGCTTAAAGGCTAGTCCTATATATTTGTGCCATTTTTTGATCAAACTGCATACTCTAAACAGCAAAGTAAATATCCTATCAGCAAGATATAACCACCTTTCCCCACtcatccaacaacaacaacaaagccttttcccactaagtggggtcggctatatgaatcctagaacgccattgcgctcggttttgtgtcatgtcctccgttagatccaagtactctaagtcttttcttagagtctcttccaaagttttcctaggtcttcctct
This region of Malus domestica chromosome 07, GDT2T_hap1 genomic DNA includes:
- the LOC103439331 gene encoding beclin-1-like protein, encoding MGERGRSFTVDPNVPRYVCQNCRNSLCVVGADSYAEKFFHDFSRSGMQGSSMHGATSVLSSMRMDNSFVVLPQQRAQGVPPRPRGGAVNTGHSGNAMDESFVVVNKSESSADGGGAHLPSPDGGPNGPLQPNNSGFHSTISLLKRAFEIASTQTQVEQPLCVECMRVLSDKLDKEVEDVNRDIKAYEACLKRLEGETREVLSETDFLKEKLKIEEEERKLEAAIEEMEKQNAEVNNELKELELKSSRFKELEERYWHEFNNFQFQLISNQEERDAILAKIEVSQAHLELLKRTNVLNDAFPIWHDGEFGTINNFRLGRLPKIPVEWDEINAAWGQACLLLHTMCQYFRPKFQYRIKILPMGSYPRIMDNNNNTYELFGPVNLFWSTRYDKAMTLFLTCLKDFAEFANSKDQENNIPPEKRFKLPYKIENDKVETYSITQSFNKQENWTKALKYTLCNLKWALYWFVGNTNFQPLSAVVSSSHAEVSGVGSLYSRRSTDSKSEFQNSSLP